In one window of Fusobacterium perfoetens DNA:
- the pfkA gene encoding 6-phosphofructokinase yields the protein MMKKIAILTSGGDSPGMNTAIRAAAKMAQYKGMEVYGVRRGYHGMLMDEIFLMDGRFLSGIIEKGGTALLTARCPEFKDPKYRAIAAENLKRRGIEGLIVIGGDGSYRGADLLSKEHGIKVVGLPGTIDNDIIGTDFTIGFDTCLNTILDAISKLRDTATSHERTILVEVMGRRAGDLAVHSCICGGGDGILIPEVENSIEMLAFQIKQRRNTGRLHDIVLVAEGVGNIFEVEKQLKEKVTTEVRTVILGHVQRGGTPSGRDRMLATQMAVKAVETLEAGEGGVMIGIERGDLVAHPISYAWEGTKRNNILDLYRIADIFSR from the coding sequence GTGATGAAAAAAATAGCAATCCTTACAAGTGGTGGAGACTCTCCAGGAATGAATACAGCCATAAGAGCTGCTGCAAAAATGGCTCAGTATAAAGGAATGGAAGTTTATGGAGTAAGAAGAGGATACCACGGAATGTTAATGGACGAGATCTTCTTAATGGACGGTCGTTTCTTATCTGGAATAATTGAAAAAGGTGGAACAGCTTTACTTACAGCAAGATGTCCAGAATTTAAAGATCCTAAATACAGAGCAATCGCTGCTGAAAACTTAAAAAGAAGAGGAATTGAAGGACTTATTGTTATTGGAGGAGACGGTTCTTATAGAGGAGCAGATCTTTTATCTAAAGAACACGGAATAAAAGTTGTTGGACTTCCTGGAACTATAGACAATGATATAATCGGAACAGATTTTACAATAGGATTTGACACTTGTTTAAATACTATATTAGATGCTATATCTAAATTAAGAGATACAGCAACTTCTCACGAAAGAACAATACTTGTAGAAGTAATGGGAAGAAGAGCAGGGGACTTAGCAGTTCATTCTTGTATCTGTGGTGGAGGAGACGGAATACTTATTCCTGAAGTTGAAAACTCTATTGAAATGTTAGCTTTCCAAATCAAACAAAGAAGAAATACTGGAAGATTACACGACATCGTTCTTGTAGCTGAAGGTGTTGGAAATATATTTGAAGTAGAAAAACAATTAAAAGAAAAAGTTACAACAGAAGTAAGAACAGTTATCTTAGGACACGTTCAAAGAGGAGGAACTCCTAGTGGAAGAGATAGAATGTTAGCTACTCAAATGGCAGTAAAAGCTGTTGAAACTCTAGAGGCTGGAGAAGGTGGAGTTATGATCGGTATAGAAAGAGGAGATCTTGTTGCTCACCCAATCTCTTATGCTTGGGAAGGAACTAAGAGAAATAACATCTTAGATCTATATCGTATAGCTGATATATTCTCAAGATAA
- a CDS encoding uracil-xanthine permease family protein: MLETKNENIYQLEGRVPLKIAVPLGVQHLLAMFLGNISPLIIVCGMLQMETGLKTSLIQNAMFIAGVTTLIQIYPVLKIGSGLPGVMGTSSGFLGSCKAIGASYGYGAIMGASIFGAIFEMILGYFIKPLKKLFPPIVTSLVVISIGLSLLPVGIRYFGGGFTKEFGDPKHLIVGTTVILLVIIFNQFKNRVIRSSAILISIVIGYALAILMGMVDFTAVKEAAWISLPKFMPVKIVFNTHAIIAMVIMYIATAVETVGDLSGIANGGLDREPTDQELSGGVIADGFGSLIAAFFGVLPNTTFSQNVGLVAVTKVVNRFVIGTGAIVLVLMGFIPKLSAIFTVMPQSVLGGAAVVMFAMIFVSGLKSLLREEIDDRKGLIIAISLGLGVGIGNVPELLGQLPAWVGQIFAQNGIIMTFVIATALNLLLPTKKADK; the protein is encoded by the coding sequence ATGTTAGAGACAAAAAACGAAAATATCTATCAATTGGAAGGAAGAGTTCCTTTAAAAATTGCTGTGCCTTTAGGTGTGCAACACTTACTTGCTATGTTTTTAGGAAATATTTCACCACTTATTATTGTATGTGGAATGTTACAAATGGAAACTGGTTTAAAAACATCTCTTATTCAAAATGCTATGTTTATTGCAGGGGTAACAACACTTATTCAAATCTACCCAGTTTTAAAAATTGGTAGTGGACTTCCAGGAGTTATGGGAACAAGTTCTGGATTTTTAGGAAGTTGTAAAGCAATAGGTGCAAGTTATGGTTATGGTGCTATTATGGGAGCATCTATATTTGGTGCTATTTTTGAAATGATTTTAGGATATTTCATAAAACCACTTAAAAAATTATTCCCACCAATAGTAACAAGTCTTGTAGTAATATCAATCGGACTTTCTCTTTTACCAGTTGGGATAAGATATTTTGGTGGTGGATTTACAAAAGAGTTTGGAGACCCTAAACACCTTATTGTAGGAACTACAGTTATTTTGTTAGTAATTATTTTCAATCAATTTAAAAATAGAGTAATAAGATCATCAGCTATCTTAATTAGTATAGTTATTGGTTATGCTTTGGCAATTCTTATGGGAATGGTAGATTTTACAGCTGTAAAAGAGGCTGCTTGGATAAGTCTTCCTAAATTTATGCCTGTAAAAATAGTATTTAATACTCACGCAATCATAGCAATGGTTATTATGTATATAGCTACTGCTGTTGAAACTGTTGGAGATTTATCAGGAATCGCTAACGGAGGACTTGACAGAGAACCAACTGACCAAGAATTATCTGGTGGAGTTATTGCTGACGGATTTGGAAGTTTAATCGCTGCTTTCTTTGGAGTTTTACCAAATACAACATTTAGCCAAAACGTTGGACTAGTAGCAGTTACAAAAGTAGTAAATAGATTTGTTATAGGAACTGGAGCAATAGTTCTTGTACTTATGGGATTTATTCCAAAATTAAGTGCAATATTTACAGTAATGCCTCAATCAGTTCTTGGAGGAGCTGCAGTTGTAATGTTTGCTATGATATTTGTAAGTGGATTAAAATCTCTATTAAGAGAAGAGATAGATGACAGAAAAGGTTTAATTATCGCTATATCTTTAGGACTTGGAGTAGGAATCGGAAACGTTCCAGAACTTCTTGGACAATTACCAGCTTGGGTAGGACAAATATTCGCTCAAAACGGAATCATTATGACATTCGTTATAGCAACAGCTTTAAATTTATTATTACCAACAAAAAAAGCTGATAAATAA
- a CDS encoding FAD binding domain-containing protein, whose amino-acid sequence MLTIKDYILVENLEEAYKLNQNINNVILGGTGWLKLQNRNIGKAIDLSNLGLDKIIEDDEKYVIGCMTTLRDIELNKSLNEFTKGAIKESLRHIVGVQFRNSVTIGGSIYSRFGFSDILTSLLALDTYVEMYKGGIIPLKDFVDMKYDKDILVNIIIKKSKRLVGYSSFRNQTTDFPVLTCGVAILDNGKVLASIGARPHRARVVEDSENILEVKSMENIEKFAKYVSNSLKFDSNMRASGEYRKHLTEVLVKRTLKNLVEVK is encoded by the coding sequence ATGCTAACAATAAAAGATTATATCCTAGTTGAAAATTTAGAAGAGGCTTATAAATTAAACCAAAATATAAATAATGTTATTCTTGGTGGAACTGGTTGGTTAAAATTACAAAATAGAAATATAGGAAAAGCAATAGATTTATCAAACTTAGGGCTTGATAAAATAATTGAAGATGATGAAAAATATGTAATCGGTTGTATGACAACTTTAAGGGATATAGAGCTTAACAAATCTTTAAACGAATTTACAAAGGGAGCTATAAAAGAGAGCTTAAGACATATAGTGGGAGTTCAATTTAGAAACTCTGTAACAATAGGTGGAAGTATCTACAGTAGATTTGGATTTTCAGATATACTTACTTCACTTTTAGCTCTTGATACTTATGTAGAGATGTATAAAGGTGGAATTATCCCTTTAAAAGATTTTGTAGATATGAAATATGATAAAGATATATTGGTAAATATAATTATAAAAAAATCTAAAAGATTGGTTGGATATTCATCTTTTAGAAATCAAACAACAGACTTCCCTGTCCTAACTTGTGGGGTGGCAATCCTTGACAATGGAAAAGTATTGGCAAGTATCGGAGCAAGACCACATAGAGCAAGAGTTGTGGAAGATAGTGAAAATATTTTAGAAGTTAAATCAATGGAAAATATAGAAAAATTTGCAAAATATGTAAGTAACTCTTTAAAATTTGATAGTAATATGAGAGCAAGTGGAGAGTATAGAAAACATCTTACAGAAGTTTTAGTGAAGAGAACTTTAAAAAATCTAGTGGAGGTAAAATAA